The Lewinella sp. 4G2 nucleotide sequence GGTCGCAAATTTGCCGAAATATGTGAACGTAGAGATCAGTTGTATTGCGGCGATTGAGTAATTACTTCTAAGGCAGGAAGGTGCTACTTTTTGGGGCGCCAGGTGGTGATCTCTAATTCGGCCCGGATGGTACCGGCCGCTAGGTCGCGTTCTACTTTCGTGACGGTACCCGTTGCGAAACCGACAGCTTGGTCTCCGGTAAATATACTATTGGGAAACATAGCAGAATAGGTGATACCAGAGCCATCTGCCAGTACTACGGGGCTCTTTTCCGTTGTGTGCGTTGCCACCTTACTTGTTGTCGGGGTCACTTCGAATTGCCAGTCCTTGAAGACGCTCCCTTCTTCCAGGACGGGTTCCATGCGGCCGTGTTCGCTCATGCGTTTAAAGGCCAATTTGGCCAGGCGCTGGTCTTCGGGGAAGGCAGCGTCATCGAACGGGGAACTGGTGCAGGCGAAGCTAAAGAGCAAAAGAGCGGAGAAGATAATTCTAAGCATATCGGAAAGGAAGTCGTATGGTCCAGGTAGGTTTAGGTTTCGCCTTCTGAGCGGTGGGTTTGCATCACGCGGTCGACCCAACCGAGGACAGGCTTTACGCTCAGCCCGTGCAGAAAGATGGAAACCAGCATGGTAAAGTTAACGATACTCCACACCTGATCAATTTCCGGAAAGGCTTCGGAGTTATGGGCGTAGGCCAAATAGTAAAGGGAACCTACCCCGCGAATCCCGAAGTAACTGATGGCCATCCTTTCCACGAAAGGCAACTTCGACGGTAGAAATGAGACTAAACCCGCCAGCGGTCGAATAACCAGGAGTAAGGCTAAGCCCAGTAAGGCTCCCGGCCACGTCAGGTCGGACAGTCCACCGGTGGCCGTGATCCCACCGAAGGCGATGAGAAAGATGCCCAGTACTGCCTGCTCTACCTGGTCGATGGCCTCGTAGCTTTCTTGTTGAGCTTCCGTGTCCACGTCCCGATGGCGGGAAGCGACTACGGCGGCCACGAAGACGGCCAGGAAGCCGTAGCCTTCGGCAATCTCCGTAATGGAGTACGTCAGCAGCGTTGCGGCCAGGATGAAGAAGCCTTCTTCAATTTCGGTATCCCGTTCCTTCTTCATCCGCTGCAAGAACTTGGCGAATAGCCACGCCAAGCCCAGCCCCAGCGCCCAGCCCATTAGTGTACCAACGGCAATGCGGTACCCAAAATCCCACCAGGCCCACGTCAGGACGGCATCACTTACGTTGGTAGCACCTACGAGCGCAATGGCCAAGTAGA carries:
- a CDS encoding sodium:proton antiporter, which codes for MTTHILLLLLAGIALLGTFMLPGLLRNRILTLPIIYVAFGFAVFSLPLELPLMNPEDQRVDRQLMEYITEFIVIISLAGTGLKITRSPSLKNWATGWYLLAIAMPLTIAALAILGWAWIGLAPASAILLGAVLAPTDPVLAANVQVGPPEDDSPGDEVRFGLTLEAGLNDGLAFPFVYLAIALVGATNVSDAVLTWAWWDFGYRIAVGTLMGWALGLGLAWLFAKFLQRMKKERDTEIEEGFFILAATLLTYSITEIAEGYGFLAVFVAAVVASRHRDVDTEAQQESYEAIDQVEQAVLGIFLIAFGGITATGGLSDLTWPGALLGLALLLVIRPLAGLVSFLPSKLPFVERMAISYFGIRGVGSLYYLAYAHNSEAFPEIDQVWSIVNFTMLVSIFLHGLSVKPVLGWVDRVMQTHRSEGET